One window of Treponema denticola genomic DNA carries:
- a CDS encoding UPF0164 family protein: MKRIFQAVCISIFLIFSKTGLFCADISNFYSGTSSIFDIFTQKFEGETAFRSLLIPSGGRFEGLGGTFTALSNDISFFDANPAASALLKETELNLLHNSWIADSKLETVGYTQRKNHLGWGTSLRCFYIPFTEYGPLGQKKASGYYSETFLTANIAYNFFAGYDFKGLTVGGSIKTGIRSMPPFSGQDEPADPDNTAPQYKNASQQNGYAVLGDFGIMIRANVTKIFYSDEPNFYFGLSLKNFGTPIKGEIPPSYISLGFAYRPVNFFLFGMDLNQGINVVNIKKSGLPYGNLGLMFSITKYFNLLTGFGIRGGNPRFTLGGEVNLSDVQISANYTLDLSSQVTNISRISVGVKLLLGQDKRDEKLSTVKKLYVQALKEYNNKNYEKAIELWKEILTIDKRYDPAIEGIARAEQQLQLLEEIKKILFLD; encoded by the coding sequence ATGAAGAGAATTTTTCAAGCCGTTTGCATAAGTATTTTTCTCATTTTTTCAAAAACAGGCCTTTTTTGTGCAGATATTTCCAATTTTTACTCGGGCACATCATCAATTTTTGATATCTTTACACAAAAATTTGAGGGAGAAACAGCTTTTAGATCCCTTTTGATTCCCTCGGGAGGCCGCTTCGAAGGTCTGGGAGGTACTTTTACAGCTCTTTCAAACGATATAAGTTTTTTCGATGCAAACCCTGCTGCGAGTGCCCTTTTAAAAGAAACCGAGCTAAATCTTCTACACAACAGTTGGATAGCCGATTCCAAGCTCGAAACGGTAGGCTATACCCAAAGGAAAAATCATCTGGGCTGGGGTACATCATTGAGGTGTTTTTATATTCCATTTACCGAATACGGCCCGTTGGGGCAAAAAAAAGCATCAGGCTATTACAGCGAAACCTTTTTAACTGCAAATATAGCCTATAATTTTTTTGCAGGATACGATTTTAAAGGTTTAACAGTAGGGGGAAGTATAAAAACCGGCATAAGGTCAATGCCTCCTTTTTCAGGACAAGATGAACCGGCAGATCCGGATAACACTGCCCCTCAATATAAAAATGCTTCACAACAAAACGGATATGCCGTTCTTGGCGATTTTGGAATTATGATAAGAGCCAATGTTACAAAAATCTTTTACAGTGATGAGCCTAACTTTTATTTCGGCCTTAGCTTAAAAAACTTCGGAACCCCTATAAAGGGCGAAATACCACCCTCCTATATCTCACTAGGCTTTGCATATAGACCCGTAAATTTCTTTTTATTCGGAATGGATTTAAATCAGGGGATAAATGTTGTAAACATAAAAAAATCCGGACTTCCTTATGGAAACTTAGGATTGATGTTTTCAATCACAAAATATTTTAATCTTCTAACAGGTTTCGGCATTAGGGGAGGAAATCCACGATTTACCTTGGGAGGAGAAGTCAATCTCTCGGATGTTCAAATTTCTGCAAATTATACCCTTGACCTATCCAGCCAGGTTACAAATATCAGCCGAATCAGCGTTGGAGTAAAACTTCTTTTAGGTCAGGATAAAAGAGATGAAAAACTTAGCACAGTAAAAAAACTTTATGTTCAAGCCTTAAAAGAGTACAATAATAAAAACTACGAAAAAGCTATAGAGCTTTGGAAAGAAATTTTAACGATAGACAAACGCTATGATCCCGCAATAGAAGGCATAGCCAGAGCCGAACAACAGCTTCAGCTCTTAGAAGAAATCAAAAAAATCTTGTTTCTCGATTAA
- the grdB gene encoding glycine reductase complex selenoprotein B: MSKVIVHYINQFFAGKGGEDMADYKPEVIDGTAGPGTGIQGALGDAGKIVKTIICGDNFFNEHEEEALAFVKKVLTETKADLLIAGPGFNAGRYGMACGNAAKVAFELGIPAVSGLYEENPGYDVFKAFMYTIKTGNSAVSMREAVPAIGALAKKLLTGEKICCPEKEGLLPRGVRQNYFAEERGAKRAVDMLIKKIKGEEFVTEYPMPVFDRVPPQPAVKDITKAKVALVTSGGVVPKGNPDHIEASNASHYGEYSIAGMAALSSKDSETAHGGYDPTYCNANPNRVLPVDVLRDLEKEGKIGKLHDKYYTTVGNGTAVKRAKKFAEEFVQKLVKDGVQAVILTSTUGTCTRCGATMVKEIERFLPVVHIATVVPISKTVGANRIVPAVAIPHPLGDPKMNDADEKKLRRSLVEKALKALETPVSEQTVF; the protein is encoded by the coding sequence ATGAGTAAAGTAATTGTTCATTATATCAATCAGTTCTTTGCCGGAAAGGGCGGAGAAGACATGGCTGACTACAAACCGGAGGTTATTGACGGAACAGCAGGTCCCGGTACCGGAATTCAAGGTGCCTTAGGAGATGCCGGAAAGATCGTCAAGACCATTATCTGCGGTGATAACTTTTTTAACGAGCACGAAGAAGAAGCTCTTGCATTCGTAAAAAAAGTTCTTACAGAAACAAAAGCTGACCTTCTTATTGCCGGTCCCGGATTTAACGCCGGACGATACGGTATGGCTTGCGGTAACGCAGCAAAGGTTGCCTTTGAGCTCGGTATCCCCGCTGTTTCGGGTCTCTATGAAGAAAACCCCGGTTATGATGTATTTAAAGCCTTTATGTACACAATCAAGACAGGCAACTCTGCTGTAAGTATGAGAGAAGCTGTTCCTGCTATCGGAGCTTTGGCTAAAAAACTTTTGACAGGCGAAAAAATTTGCTGCCCCGAAAAAGAAGGTCTCTTACCCAGAGGCGTACGCCAAAACTACTTTGCAGAAGAAAGAGGTGCAAAGAGAGCTGTTGACATGCTCATCAAGAAGATTAAGGGTGAAGAATTCGTAACCGAATATCCGATGCCCGTATTCGACAGAGTACCTCCTCAGCCTGCCGTTAAGGATATTACCAAGGCAAAGGTTGCATTGGTAACTTCAGGCGGTGTTGTACCCAAGGGTAACCCCGACCACATTGAAGCTTCAAACGCTTCACACTACGGCGAATATTCAATCGCAGGTATGGCAGCTCTTTCATCAAAAGACAGTGAAACTGCTCACGGCGGATACGACCCGACCTATTGTAACGCAAACCCTAACCGAGTTCTTCCGGTAGATGTTTTGCGTGATCTCGAAAAAGAAGGAAAGATCGGAAAGCTTCATGACAAGTACTATACAACGGTAGGAAACGGTACGGCCGTTAAGCGTGCAAAGAAATTTGCCGAAGAATTTGTTCAAAAACTTGTAAAAGACGGAGTGCAGGCTGTAATTCTTACCTCCACGTGAGGCACATGTACTCGTTGCGGTGCAACGATGGTTAAAGAAATCGAGAGATTCCTCCCGGTAGTACATATTGCAACTGTTGTTCCTATCTCAAAGACTGTAGGAGCTAACAGAATTGTTCCGGCTGTAGCTATTCCTCACCCGCTCGGTGATCCTAAAATGAACGATGCAGATGAGAAAAAACTCCGCCGCTCCCTTGTTGAAAAAGCATTAAAAGCTCTTGAAACACCCGTTTCAGAGCAAACCGTTTTTTAA
- a CDS encoding DNA topoisomerase IV subunit A produces MDYIESLFNKNFLEYASYVIRDRAIPDLEDGLKPVQRRILHSLFEMDDGKFHKVANVIGHCMKYHPHGDASIGNALVVLASKELFIDTQGNFGNIFTGDEASAPRYIECRVNEFAKTIFYNPHITDYTVSYDGRNKEPLAFRAKLPVILAIGAEGIAVGMSTKILPHNILEIIEAEKAFLSGKSFALFPDFPTGGLIDVSEYEDGLGKVLVRAKLDTSDEKRIVIRELPFGSTTESMINSIEAASKAGKVKISEISDYTGENVEIELKLPRGVYSADVVDALYAFTECEQSIPCNLLVIKDNLPVQITVTDIIKYHAKQLMQILKDELEYERAMLTDRLHMRTLERIFIEERIYKKIETMKTAEGVINAVIKGFVPFKKELIRDVTEDDVDKLLKIPIRRISLYDINKNREEVREINNRLKEIAKLLKNLKGYAISILDGIAAKLPAEEFKRKTEITGFTKVDVKEAVTRDTALRYDEETGYLGTSVTTGKEILRVSPYDRIFVLRKSGVYTVMDVPDRVFVDTGMWYCGFAEKEELSKVLFTVIYRDSKTKYAYIKRARVEGYILNRDYLFAPDNTEVLFVSTKLKFSFKLNYAPKPRVKKIEEEFKADSFAEKGLKAQGVRLSVRETLSAEELSEKKSLIKKAQEKKTETKKAVKKEATIQEKKEAVKKTKSEKTSKPVKNEKSSGAQKTSKTGKKKVSDK; encoded by the coding sequence ATGGATTATATTGAAAGTCTTTTTAATAAGAATTTTTTGGAATATGCAAGTTATGTTATCCGCGACAGGGCCATACCCGACCTTGAGGACGGTTTAAAGCCTGTTCAAAGGAGAATTCTACATTCCCTCTTTGAGATGGATGACGGCAAATTTCACAAGGTAGCAAACGTTATCGGGCACTGTATGAAGTACCATCCCCACGGAGACGCTTCAATAGGAAATGCCCTCGTGGTTCTTGCTTCAAAAGAGCTTTTTATAGATACTCAAGGAAACTTCGGGAATATTTTTACCGGAGATGAAGCTTCCGCTCCCCGATATATAGAGTGCAGAGTAAACGAGTTTGCAAAAACCATTTTCTATAATCCCCATATAACCGATTATACCGTTTCTTATGACGGAAGAAACAAGGAGCCCTTAGCCTTTAGGGCCAAGCTCCCCGTAATCCTAGCGATAGGGGCAGAGGGAATTGCCGTAGGTATGTCCACAAAGATTTTGCCTCATAATATCCTCGAAATAATTGAGGCCGAAAAAGCCTTTTTAAGCGGAAAATCCTTTGCTCTTTTCCCCGACTTTCCCACAGGAGGATTGATAGATGTTTCGGAATATGAAGACGGCTTGGGCAAAGTTTTAGTCAGGGCCAAGCTCGACACCTCCGACGAAAAGAGGATAGTAATAAGGGAGCTGCCCTTCGGAAGCACCACCGAAAGTATGATTAACTCTATCGAGGCCGCTTCAAAGGCCGGAAAGGTTAAGATTTCGGAAATAAGCGACTATACGGGCGAAAATGTCGAGATTGAGTTAAAGCTCCCCAGAGGGGTTTACTCTGCCGATGTGGTAGATGCCCTCTATGCTTTTACCGAATGCGAGCAGTCTATTCCATGCAATCTTTTGGTTATAAAGGACAATCTTCCGGTTCAAATTACCGTAACCGATATAATAAAATATCACGCCAAACAGTTGATGCAGATTTTAAAAGATGAGCTCGAATATGAACGGGCTATGCTTACCGACCGCCTGCACATGCGCACCCTTGAGCGTATTTTTATCGAGGAACGCATATACAAAAAGATAGAAACTATGAAGACGGCAGAGGGCGTAATCAATGCGGTTATCAAGGGCTTTGTTCCCTTTAAAAAGGAATTAATCCGCGATGTAACCGAAGATGATGTCGACAAATTGCTTAAAATCCCCATCCGCCGCATATCTCTTTACGATATAAACAAAAACCGTGAAGAGGTTAGGGAGATAAATAACCGCTTAAAGGAAATAGCAAAGCTTTTAAAGAACTTAAAGGGCTATGCTATTTCGATTTTGGACGGAATTGCGGCTAAACTGCCGGCAGAAGAATTTAAGCGCAAGACCGAGATTACCGGCTTTACAAAGGTTGATGTAAAAGAAGCCGTAACAAGGGATACTGCCCTCCGCTATGATGAAGAAACGGGCTATCTCGGCACCTCCGTTACCACAGGAAAAGAGATTCTACGGGTCAGCCCCTATGACCGCATCTTTGTCTTGCGGAAGAGCGGGGTTTATACCGTAATGGATGTGCCCGACCGAGTCTTTGTCGATACCGGAATGTGGTATTGCGGTTTTGCTGAAAAAGAAGAGCTTTCAAAGGTGCTTTTTACCGTAATTTACCGCGATTCCAAGACAAAGTATGCCTATATAAAGAGGGCTAGGGTAGAAGGCTATATCCTAAACAGGGATTACCTTTTTGCCCCCGACAATACCGAGGTGCTTTTTGTAAGTACGAAACTTAAGTTTTCTTTTAAGCTGAACTATGCACCTAAACCACGTGTAAAAAAGATAGAAGAAGAATTTAAGGCCGATTCCTTTGCCGAGAAGGGCTTAAAGGCCCAGGGCGTGCGCCTTTCGGTAAGGGAGACCCTTTCTGCAGAAGAACTGTCTGAAAAAAAATCTTTGATTAAAAAGGCTCAGGAAAAAAAGACCGAAACAAAAAAGGCGGTTAAAAAGGAAGCTACTATACAGGAAAAAAAAGAGGCCGTAAAGAAGACTAAGTCTGAAAAAACTTCCAAGCCCGTCAAAAATGAGAAGTCTTCCGGAGCTCAAAAGACCTCAAAAACAGGAAAGAAAAAAGTATCCGATAAATAA
- a CDS encoding epoxyqueuosine reductase QueH, which yields MMPQKINYDRLMQDTIKNLGSNDKTLLLHSCCAPCSSSVILKLAPFFKLTIFYYNSNIDTSEEYEKRAEEQGHLISIYNEENLSSHKIEIIKEVYNPQEFYEISQGLEDCPEGGERCMRCYLLRLKKTAERAKKDGFDFFTSTLSVSPLKNAEKLNFIGLSLENEGCKWLPSDFKKRNGYLDSINLSKKYGLYRQDYCGCKYSKR from the coding sequence ATGATGCCTCAAAAAATAAACTATGACAGGCTGATGCAAGATACGATAAAAAATTTAGGTTCGAATGATAAGACCTTATTGCTTCATTCCTGCTGTGCGCCTTGCAGTTCTTCCGTTATCTTAAAACTTGCTCCTTTTTTTAAGCTGACTATTTTTTATTATAATAGCAATATCGATACTTCTGAAGAGTACGAAAAAAGAGCGGAAGAGCAAGGGCATCTTATTTCCATATACAATGAAGAAAATCTATCATCTCACAAGATAGAAATAATCAAAGAGGTCTATAACCCGCAAGAATTCTATGAGATTTCTCAAGGTTTGGAGGATTGTCCCGAAGGGGGGGAGCGCTGTATGCGTTGTTACCTTTTACGGTTAAAAAAAACTGCCGAAAGAGCTAAAAAGGACGGTTTTGACTTTTTTACCTCAACCCTTTCGGTAAGCCCCTTAAAAAATGCGGAAAAACTTAATTTTATAGGTCTTTCTCTTGAAAACGAAGGCTGCAAATGGCTGCCGAGCGATTTTAAAAAAAGAAACGGCTACCTTGATTCTATAAATTTAAGCAAAAAATACGGTCTTTACAGGCAGGACTACTGCGGCTGCAAATACTCAAAACGATAA
- a CDS encoding glycine/sarcosine/betaine reductase component B subunit, with the protein MKLELGIIPINDMKFGNKTAVNGTCLEVNKAELEALIKEDPLVTGVELHIAKPGDNTRIIPVKDVLEPRCKVEGSGVCFPGFFTGEEAVVGAGKTHVLKGAAVVTTGTVVGFQEGIIDMSGPGAEYTPFSKTVNLVVDCKIQDDVTRAIKEKALRLMGLKTARYLGEAAKNVKPASVETYETLPFVEQAKQYPNLPKVGYVYMLQSQGLLHDTYYYGIDVKQILPTMMYPTEVMDGAIVSGNCVSACDKNPTYVHQNSPIIHELYKRHGKDINFMGVIVTNENVTLADKERSSNLSAKLAQMLGCDAVIVSEEGFGNPDADLIMNCRKIEEMGIKTVLVTDEYAGQDGASQSLADSNPLGNAVVSNGNANAVVKLPPMKTIIGDVKQANVIAGAWDGSLHADGTIEAEIQVITGATNELGFWNLSARGL; encoded by the coding sequence GTGAAACTTGAATTAGGTATTATCCCCATTAACGACATGAAATTTGGAAACAAAACTGCCGTTAACGGAACATGCCTTGAAGTAAACAAAGCTGAACTTGAGGCTCTTATCAAGGAAGATCCGCTTGTAACCGGCGTAGAATTGCACATTGCAAAGCCCGGCGACAACACCCGAATTATCCCTGTAAAAGATGTTCTTGAACCCAGATGCAAGGTAGAAGGCAGCGGCGTTTGCTTCCCCGGTTTCTTTACCGGTGAAGAGGCTGTTGTTGGAGCAGGTAAAACCCATGTATTGAAGGGTGCTGCTGTAGTTACAACCGGAACCGTTGTAGGTTTCCAGGAAGGTATCATCGACATGAGCGGTCCGGGTGCTGAATATACGCCCTTTTCAAAGACCGTAAACCTCGTTGTTGATTGCAAGATCCAAGACGATGTTACCCGTGCTATTAAAGAAAAGGCTTTACGCCTTATGGGCTTAAAAACAGCCCGATATCTCGGAGAAGCTGCTAAAAACGTAAAACCCGCTTCTGTAGAAACCTACGAAACACTCCCCTTCGTAGAGCAGGCTAAACAATATCCTAATCTTCCCAAGGTAGGCTATGTTTACATGCTCCAGAGTCAGGGACTTTTACACGATACCTACTACTACGGTATTGATGTAAAGCAGATTCTTCCCACTATGATGTACCCCACAGAAGTTATGGACGGTGCAATCGTAAGCGGTAACTGCGTTTCTGCATGCGATAAAAACCCGACCTATGTTCACCAGAACAGCCCCATTATCCATGAACTCTATAAGCGACATGGAAAAGACATCAACTTCATGGGTGTAATTGTTACAAACGAAAACGTTACTCTTGCAGACAAGGAAAGATCTTCTAACCTTTCAGCAAAGTTGGCTCAGATGCTAGGCTGCGATGCAGTTATAGTTTCTGAAGAAGGTTTCGGAAACCCCGATGCCGACTTAATTATGAACTGCCGCAAGATCGAAGAAATGGGTATCAAGACCGTTCTCGTAACCGACGAATATGCCGGTCAAGACGGTGCAAGTCAGTCTCTTGCTGACTCTAACCCCTTAGGAAATGCTGTAGTTTCTAACGGAAACGCAAACGCTGTTGTAAAACTTCCCCCGATGAAGACCATCATCGGAGATGTAAAACAGGCAAATGTTATTGCAGGTGCTTGGGACGGAAGTTTACATGCCGACGGAACAATCGAAGCTGAAATTCAGGTTATTACCGGTGCTACAAACGAGCTCGGATTCTGGAATCTTAGCGCAAGAGGACTATAA
- a CDS encoding ATP-binding cassette domain-containing protein, translating to MKLFFKYCKEIWKENKALVSLIYFLTFLLACVEISLPLFFKLFIDKIREGIGGGSFAIYLLLYVCCLLAGNLLNVFWYQLLDKAGGIILLRVRNKLFKSIISAPFQRISNTGREKIKNILFNDTMSVFSSLTLFGIRIFSNLLMLALFLIFVSILNPSLGGLLLLMAGAGFLISLLARKTIKKNSQNVNAELKKTNALTNSFIDSIELFKTNDLKGYIEEKHKKMLKNFIKLARKNDFTQVFLKNILANINMVFTLLALSLVIVLGKNTSTGDLLFLFFISNMIFSFSTQTEQLISAFYANLPAFEHIEEILQLHKKDTEEKTFKWESLQSLSFENFSFDYNLDNDKKTESSQRTAPLLNNLNMTFYPGDRVRVCGKNGSGKTALLKLLAGLLETSSGSILINGKNIKEYSSQFKKNKILYISQDEFILNETIEKYFEVMKTGLTAEEISAFLQAWDFSETKNDEDLLNFILEANAKNISGGMRKKLLALKLFARAKKADIILIDEIEAGMDIQTIKRYRSERNKLLGYSQEKIVFEISHNEDKDDFFTRLLKIESGKIY from the coding sequence ATGAAACTATTTTTTAAATACTGTAAAGAAATTTGGAAAGAAAATAAGGCCTTGGTTTCCCTTATCTATTTTTTAACATTCCTCCTCGCCTGCGTAGAAATAAGCCTGCCCCTCTTTTTTAAATTATTTATCGATAAAATAAGGGAGGGAATAGGAGGCGGCTCCTTTGCTATCTATCTTCTTTTATATGTTTGCTGTTTACTGGCAGGAAACCTTTTAAATGTTTTTTGGTATCAATTATTGGACAAGGCCGGAGGGATAATTTTACTGCGGGTCCGCAATAAACTTTTTAAGAGCATCATAAGTGCTCCGTTTCAAAGGATAAGCAATACCGGAAGAGAAAAGATTAAAAATATTTTATTCAATGATACCATGAGTGTTTTTTCAAGTTTAACGCTTTTCGGAATCCGCATCTTTTCAAATCTTTTAATGCTTGCTCTATTTTTAATTTTTGTTTCAATCTTAAACCCCTCTTTGGGAGGTTTACTCCTTCTTATGGCCGGCGCAGGATTTTTGATTTCTTTACTGGCAAGAAAAACCATAAAAAAGAATTCTCAAAATGTAAACGCAGAATTAAAAAAAACTAATGCCCTTACAAATTCCTTTATAGATTCAATCGAACTGTTTAAGACAAACGATTTAAAAGGCTACATTGAAGAAAAACATAAAAAGATGCTTAAAAATTTTATCAAGCTTGCCCGCAAAAACGATTTTACCCAAGTCTTTTTAAAAAATATTTTAGCAAACATCAATATGGTTTTTACCCTCCTCGCCCTATCCTTGGTTATAGTTTTAGGTAAAAATACATCAACAGGCGACTTATTATTTTTATTTTTTATCTCAAACATGATCTTCTCTTTCAGTACTCAAACCGAGCAATTGATCTCGGCCTTTTATGCAAACCTTCCCGCATTTGAACACATTGAAGAAATACTACAACTTCACAAAAAAGACACGGAAGAAAAAACTTTCAAATGGGAAAGCTTACAATCTCTTTCGTTTGAAAATTTTTCCTTTGATTATAATCTCGATAATGATAAAAAAACAGAGAGCTCTCAAAGGACTGCTCCCCTATTAAATAATCTCAATATGACTTTTTATCCGGGGGATAGAGTAAGGGTCTGCGGTAAAAACGGAAGCGGAAAGACTGCTCTTTTAAAACTTTTAGCAGGTCTGCTTGAAACCTCAAGCGGCTCAATCCTCATCAACGGAAAAAACATCAAGGAATATTCATCTCAATTTAAAAAGAATAAAATCCTTTATATAAGTCAGGATGAGTTCATTTTAAACGAAACAATCGAAAAATATTTTGAAGTAATGAAAACAGGCCTTACAGCTGAAGAGATCTCCGCCTTTTTGCAAGCCTGGGATTTTTCCGAAACAAAAAACGATGAAGACCTTTTAAACTTTATCCTCGAAGCCAATGCAAAAAACATTTCCGGAGGCATGAGAAAAAAGCTCCTTGCACTAAAACTCTTTGCCCGAGCAAAGAAAGCCGATATAATACTCATAGACGAAATCGAAGCCGGAATGGATATTCAAACCATTAAACGCTACCGCAGCGAAAGAAACAAGCTTTTAGGCTATTCTCAAGAAAAGATAGTCTTTGAAATTAGCCATAACGAGGATAAAGACGATTTTTTTACCCGCCTTCTTAAAATCGAGTCAGGGAAAATATATTAA